A region of Deltaproteobacteria bacterium DNA encodes the following proteins:
- a CDS encoding VOC family protein has protein sequence MTGPNGVHHLAIATADIKQQIAFMNDVLGMELVALYWMHGVPGAWHGFLKLNDHSYLAFVQTPEIAKIPRTLGASHSASPGGNCAGGAMQHVAFNVSSYDELLAFRDRIRSRGVTVVGPIHHGMCDSIYFAGPEDLSLELSTSERAIDGRAWIDPEVVALAGIDAAELARFRSPAKFARPAQPVAQPALDASKPMPRGWPGYAQLAAMDDDELSKRMSITDPPVKVDA, from the coding sequence ATGACGGGACCGAACGGCGTTCATCACCTGGCGATCGCGACCGCGGACATCAAGCAGCAGATCGCGTTCATGAACGACGTGCTCGGCATGGAGCTGGTCGCGCTCTACTGGATGCACGGCGTGCCCGGCGCGTGGCACGGCTTCCTGAAGCTGAACGACCACTCCTATCTCGCGTTCGTGCAGACGCCCGAGATCGCCAAGATCCCGCGCACGCTCGGCGCCTCGCACTCCGCGAGCCCCGGCGGCAACTGCGCGGGCGGCGCGATGCAGCACGTCGCGTTCAACGTGAGCAGCTACGACGAGCTGCTCGCCTTCCGCGATCGCATCCGCTCGCGCGGCGTCACGGTGGTCGGCCCGATCCATCACGGCATGTGCGACTCGATCTACTTCGCGGGCCCCGAGGATCTCTCGCTCGAGCTCTCCACCTCGGAGCGCGCGATCGACGGGCGCGCCTGGATCGACCCCGAGGTGGTCGCGCTCGCGGGCATCGACGCCGCCGAGCTCGCGCGCTTCCGCAGCCCCGCGAAGTTCGCGCGCCCCGCGCAGCCCGTCGCGCAGCCGGCGCTCGACGCGAGCAAGCCCATGCCGCGCGGCTGGCCCGGCTACGCGCAGCTCGCCGCGATGGACGACGACGAGCTCTCGAAGCGTATGAGCATCACGGACCCGCCCGTGAAGGTGGACGCCTAG
- a CDS encoding enoyl-CoA hydratase/isomerase family protein, whose protein sequence is MEYTVVLVDTPKPGVNRITLNRPEKRNALNHALRGQILDALYKGDADPSVKVQIVRGAGQSFSAGYDLGGGNEGQAMPFYTSDSDGQWPRHVTTGWMGIWDLGKPVIAQVHGYCLAGGSELATGCDLVYCAEDAKIGYPAVRFGVPDMHFHPWLVGMRMAMEMMVTGDSISGTEAAQLGWATRAFPAAELDARVLEIAERVTQIPLDVLQLNKRVVHRQMEMMGFRTALRVGTELCALGTHTKTLQEFVGKARGGLTQALTERDKKFGDYREREK, encoded by the coding sequence ATGGAGTACACCGTCGTCCTCGTCGACACGCCGAAGCCCGGCGTGAATCGCATCACGCTGAACCGCCCCGAGAAGCGCAACGCCCTCAACCACGCGCTGCGCGGTCAGATCCTCGACGCGCTCTACAAGGGCGACGCCGACCCCAGCGTGAAGGTGCAGATCGTGCGCGGCGCCGGGCAGAGCTTCTCCGCGGGCTACGACCTCGGCGGCGGCAACGAGGGCCAAGCGATGCCGTTCTACACCAGCGACAGCGACGGCCAGTGGCCGCGCCACGTCACCACGGGCTGGATGGGCATCTGGGATCTCGGCAAGCCCGTGATCGCGCAGGTACACGGCTACTGCCTCGCCGGCGGCAGCGAGCTCGCGACCGGCTGCGACCTCGTCTACTGCGCCGAAGACGCGAAGATCGGCTACCCGGCCGTGCGCTTCGGCGTGCCGGACATGCACTTCCACCCGTGGCTCGTCGGCATGCGCATGGCGATGGAGATGATGGTCACGGGCGACTCGATCAGCGGCACAGAAGCCGCGCAGCTCGGCTGGGCGACGCGCGCGTTCCCCGCGGCGGAGCTCGATGCGCGGGTGCTCGAGATCGCCGAGCGCGTCACGCAGATTCCGCTCGACGTGCTGCAGCTGAACAAGCGCGTGGTGCACCGGCAGATGGAGATGATGGGCTTCCGCACCGCGCTGCGCGTCGGCACCGAGCTGTGCGCGCTCGGCACGCACACGAAGACCCTGCAGGAGTTCGTGGGCAAAGCGCGCGGCGGGCTCACCCAGGCGCTGACCGAGCGCGACAAGAAGTTCGGGGACTACCGCGAGCGGGAGAAGTGA
- a CDS encoding LLM class flavin-dependent oxidoreductase, which produces MRIGMAAICQNPFDERSDADVYVNELRLASLAEPLGFDSLWSVEHHFTDYTMVPDVLQFLSYFAGRTQRVQLGSMVVVLPWHDPMRAAEEISLIDHLCGGRYILGIGRGAGRVEFEGFRIDMGESRERFVEAAQIVLGGLESGHCELDGKFYKQPKKAIRPKPLRSFKGRTYAAAVSPESARIMAELGIGILVIPQKPWDVIDAELAMYRKIYREVNGADAPKPIIAGWVFCDADEKRAREQAVRWIGGYWESAQRHYEFGGEHFAKTKGYEFYAAMSEAQRMSANQATEAYLDLQVWGTPAMCLDRIRKTGDRMGSEHFSCVFSYAGMPYAEAERNLRQFASEVMPKLQRE; this is translated from the coding sequence ATGCGTATCGGAATGGCCGCGATCTGTCAGAACCCGTTCGACGAGCGCAGCGACGCCGACGTCTACGTGAACGAGTTGCGCCTCGCGTCGCTCGCGGAGCCGCTCGGCTTCGACTCGCTGTGGAGCGTCGAGCACCACTTCACCGACTACACGATGGTGCCCGACGTGCTGCAGTTCCTGTCGTACTTCGCGGGCCGCACGCAGCGCGTTCAGCTCGGCTCGATGGTGGTGGTGCTGCCGTGGCACGACCCGATGCGCGCCGCAGAGGAAATCTCCCTAATCGATCACCTGTGCGGTGGGCGATACATCCTCGGCATCGGACGCGGCGCGGGGCGCGTCGAGTTCGAGGGCTTCCGCATCGACATGGGCGAGTCGCGCGAGCGCTTCGTCGAAGCCGCGCAGATCGTGCTCGGCGGCCTCGAGAGCGGGCACTGCGAGCTCGACGGCAAGTTCTACAAGCAGCCGAAGAAGGCGATTCGCCCAAAGCCGCTGCGCTCGTTCAAGGGCCGCACCTACGCCGCGGCCGTCTCTCCCGAGTCCGCGCGCATCATGGCCGAGCTCGGCATCGGGATTCTCGTGATCCCGCAGAAGCCGTGGGACGTGATCGACGCCGAGCTCGCGATGTATCGAAAGATCTATCGCGAGGTGAACGGCGCCGACGCGCCGAAGCCGATCATCGCGGGCTGGGTGTTCTGCGACGCCGACGAGAAGCGCGCACGCGAGCAGGCCGTGCGCTGGATCGGCGGTTATTGGGAGAGCGCGCAGCGCCACTACGAGTTCGGCGGCGAGCACTTCGCGAAGACCAAGGGCTACGAGTTCTACGCCGCGATGTCGGAGGCGCAGCGCATGTCCGCGAACCAGGCGACCGAGGCGTACCTCGATCTGCAGGTGTGGGGCACGCCCGCGATGTGCCTCGACCGCATCCGCAAGACCGGCGACCGCATGGGCAGCGAGCACTTCAGCTGCGTGTTCAGCTACGCGGGCATGCCCTACGCCGAGGCGGAGCGGAACCTGCGGCAGTTCGCGAGCGAGGTGATGCCGAAGCTGCAGCGGGAGTAG
- a CDS encoding YcaQ family DNA glycosylase: MITVSQQTHRRFVLGAQGLWPGRRFAGEAGVAAALREMHALQLDPLNVAARSQDIALYGRVEGYVPELLRRVAYEQRGAFDYGGWLHLYPIETFRFWRPQMRAARSHAYVASFRAKHPGAMRSALRALRERGPLANREIEGNHVGEWNYRGRKDTAVALHLLWLLGEVMIADRTGFDRVYDLRERVLPREHDLPATRAASEAFFARHVVALHGLVPEKSWRTHWWKRAGREAARLRGAKTLARAIERGELARVRLEGSRNWWLTLPEWLPLLGELEADRVPLAWKPLGAGTEEEMTLLAPLEIATARGRAKPLFDFDYVWEVYKPAHQRRWGYYTLPILWGDRLAARLDPRMDREREVLQVQGFWREDGVRATPEFADALAAGLARFARMFGAKRVDVRAMPAKLRAHVRRRAAGLLG, translated from the coding sequence GTGATCACGGTCTCTCAGCAGACGCACCGCCGTTTCGTGCTCGGCGCGCAGGGGCTCTGGCCCGGCCGGCGCTTCGCGGGCGAAGCGGGCGTTGCGGCGGCGCTTCGCGAGATGCACGCGCTTCAGCTCGATCCGCTGAACGTCGCAGCGCGCAGCCAGGACATCGCGCTCTACGGCCGCGTCGAAGGCTACGTGCCCGAGTTGTTGCGGCGCGTCGCCTACGAGCAGCGCGGCGCCTTCGACTACGGCGGCTGGCTCCATCTCTATCCGATCGAGACGTTCCGCTTCTGGCGCCCGCAGATGCGCGCGGCGCGCAGTCACGCCTACGTCGCGAGCTTTCGCGCGAAGCACCCTGGCGCGATGCGGAGCGCACTGCGCGCTCTGCGCGAGCGCGGTCCGCTCGCCAACCGCGAGATCGAGGGCAACCACGTCGGCGAGTGGAACTACCGCGGTCGCAAGGACACGGCGGTCGCGCTGCATCTCCTGTGGCTGCTCGGTGAGGTGATGATCGCGGATCGGACCGGCTTCGATCGCGTGTACGACCTGCGCGAGCGCGTCCTGCCCCGCGAGCACGACCTGCCCGCGACGCGCGCAGCTTCCGAGGCGTTCTTCGCGCGCCACGTCGTCGCGCTGCACGGCCTCGTGCCCGAGAAGTCGTGGCGCACGCACTGGTGGAAGCGCGCGGGGCGCGAGGCGGCGCGGCTGCGCGGCGCAAAGACGCTCGCGCGCGCGATCGAGCGAGGCGAGCTCGCGCGCGTTCGGCTCGAAGGCTCGCGCAATTGGTGGCTGACGCTGCCCGAGTGGCTGCCGCTGCTAGGCGAGCTCGAGGCTGACCGCGTGCCGCTCGCGTGGAAGCCGTTGGGCGCCGGCACGGAAGAGGAGATGACGCTGCTCGCGCCGCTCGAGATCGCGACGGCGCGCGGGCGCGCGAAGCCGCTGTTCGACTTCGACTACGTGTGGGAGGTCTACAAGCCCGCGCACCAGCGGCGCTGGGGCTACTACACGCTTCCCATCCTTTGGGGCGATCGCCTCGCCGCGCGTCTCGACCCGCGCATGGATCGCGAGCGCGAGGTGCTGCAGGTGCAGGGTTTCTGGCGCGAGGACGGCGTGCGCGCGACGCCCGAGTTCGCGGACGCGCTCGCAGCGGGGCTCGCGAGGTTCGCTCGCATGTTCGGCGCGAAGCGCGTCGATGTGCGCGCGATGCCCGCGAAGCTGCGCGCGCACGTGAGGCGACGTGCGGCGGGGCTGCTCGGCTAG